A window of Terriglobia bacterium genomic DNA:
CGGCTCCGTTGGCATCAAGCCGTGTCTCATGCGCCTTGCGGCCATAGTCGAATGCGGGAAAACAAACGGCTGAAATCGTCACCGCACCTTTGACGCAGCGGATACGGCGACAAAGATGATGATACCAGGGTGAATCCGGCGGAAGACCAACGGGCATGAAGTCTTCCAGTTCGGCGATTCCATCCCGGAGCAGGAACCGCGTGACGAGGATATTGGTCGAGGGTAAATAGAGTTGTTTGTGACGAACGTCATCCCCAATCGGGCAAACCTGGAACCTGCCTCCCTTGGTGTCGTCCAGGATTGCCCCAAAGATACTGGGCGAGTCGAAGTGAGGGTAGCAATACCAGTCGATCGAGCCATTCATACCAACCAGCGCAGCGGTTCGCATGTTGCCGATGATTCCGTAATTTTCGATAGGCTGATAGGACATCGAAGACCCTTTCTCCGGATGTTGCCGGCTCCTCAAAGCACTTGCAGTACCGTGATGGCCTGGCTGATCTACAAATAGAAATCAGGCCGGCACGGAGCGCCGGATGTAATGACGGATTGCCACCAGTTGACTGAACATTACCACCTGGCCAACACGATCTGGAAATCGCTGTCCTTAACTGTATGGACCCTGAACCAGTAACAAAGCCGTCCCTGCGGGGCGATTTGGATCGAGCGTTGCTCATGCGAAGCACCCGGAGAAAAGACGATCATGAGCAAAAAAGATTCTGTCCGGCAATTAACACCTGGCCGGATGACTGCGCAACCTCATCTTCACGAAAATACAAATGAGATTCAAGCGTATGGCACTGTCTTGCATCTGGTTCCGCTCGATCTGGAAGAGCCGGTAAGGCTCGAGATCACTGGACAGCTGAATCGACTGGCTGCCAAGCTCGGCGATGACGGCACCAATGATCTTCTGGTCAGCGACGTGTTGCGCACGAATGAAATGGAGGTCTGGTTTCTGAGCGAACATCTCGTTGACGTACCGCTCATCGCGACCGGCAGAAAATCAAGAACCGCCGTTTAAAACCTGAATTCCGCAGCAAGGAGATCCGCAAAAGGAAGGCCAAATGCAGCTGATCTGACATGCCCATCCAGATTCTCCGGAATGAGCTGCCTGAAGGCCTGCAACAATTACTGATAGCGGGAATTTCTTCCGCAATCGGCGTTCAAAAAGGCCTATGGAAGGTCGATATCACGTCAGAACCGGAAGCAAACGCGTGGGATGTCGAAGTCATCGGGCCTCAGAATTTTCAGTGGGCCCGGAGGTTTTCCGGGGAAGATCGCGACGTAGAAGTCATATGCGAAGCTATCCGTGCGGCAGTAATGGAACAGGCAGCTTAGCAGCGGAACTCCAGATGGGCACATCGACGTGACAGTATGGAATCGAGAGGTCTTCCTTGTACAGGTGGTTCTTTCTTTCTCTCACACTCCTCTTACCTCTGGAACTGCTCGGCCAGGAGACTGTTATTCCTTCAGCAGGGCGCGCCGCTCAGATCCAGGAAGAGAGCCAGGAGAAAGCACGCCAGCTGGCTTCCGAATCACCCCCGGCAAGTGACAATTCCCTCCGCAACCTCGGAAAGTTGATTCACTTCGTACCGATCCACTTCGGAGTGGAAGGATTAGGACCGGGAGCCGGTCCCGCAATCCACTCCAGACTCCTTCAGGAGACCGACGGCGGACACCTTGCGCTCCGGTTATGGGGACGCCTGGCAATCCACGAATTCTATACGGCCGGTGCCGGCCTGGAATTCAAGACTGCTTCTCCGTATAACGCGACGTTCGCGCTTGAGGGTTCACACTCGGACTTGCCCCAACTCGAATACTACGGGCCAGGCCCAGACTCCTCGATTCACAATCGCACGGACTTCAGGAGAGAAGACACCCTTTTCAATTTGCGGGCAGCAGTACACACCGGCCACGCTCTGGCGGCTTGCCGGGTCGGCGAACTTTTGTTGAATGTCGGCACCGGCACCAACGACAAGCTTGCGAGCACACAATCGGTATTTGGACCGGACCAGGCACCCGGGATCGCTGTTCAAAGCAATTACCTGATTCCCGGCTGTTCCGCTCAAATCGATCTGCGGGACTTTCCTGAAGACCCGCATAAGGGGACATTTGTAGCGGCGACCTTCGACCGCTACTTCGCACAAAACCAGACTCGTTTCTCTTTCTCCCGCCCGTCGATAATGGCGGAACAGTACATTCCGTTTTTTAATGGCAAACGAGTGATAGCGCTTCGAGCCAGGACAGAACTGAGTTTTCATTCGGACAATCAGGTTGTTCCCTTTTATCTTCAGTCCACGCTGGGTAGCGATACGGACCTGCGCGGTTTCCGCCGCTATCGTTTCTATGACGAAAACTCGATCGCGCTGACCGCCGAATATCGATGGGAAATAGCCACAGGTCTGAATATGGCGTTATTTGTCGACGGCGGAAACGTGTTTCACCGTCCGGACCAATTCAGCCTGGCGCAAATGGAAGGTTCCGCAGGCTTCGGTTTGAGGTTCATAAGCCAGAGCGACAGAAAAATGCTGGCGCGCCTCGACATGGGTTTCAGCCGTGAGGGATTTCGGGTATGGCTCAAAGTACCCGAGCTGTTTTGATTTTCGATTTCTTTAAGTTGAAGCAATGAAGAAATTTGCGATGATGCAATGATCCAATGTTCTTAAAGGAGTTCGAATGTCAGCACCGGCGGAGTTCACGGGGGTTACGGCCGTCTCGAAAGCGAACATTTATTTTGACGGGCGCGTCGTAAGCCACACGCTACACTTTCCCGATGGCAGCAAAAAGACGCTTGGTTTGATTTACCCGGGCAGTTTTGAGTTCAAAACGGATGCCGCAGAACGGATGGATATCACAGCGGGTGAATGCCGGGTGCGCCAGGCGGGACAGAATGAATGGAAAACTTACGGCGCTGGCACGAATTTCAATGTGCCTGCCAAATCCTCATTCGAGGTCACTGTCGCAGCCGGCATTGCCGAGTACGTCTGCTCCTTCGAATAATCTGAGCTATTTTTTCAGCTTTGCGCCCGCCAGCTGCCCCACTGCACCCAGCGTCGTTTGAGCGGCGTTGAGACCGAGGCGGAAGTCCTTGTCTGAAAAGGTGGAGTAGACGTCGATGGGTTGATGCCACGTCGGGTTCCAGCCGCCGCCCGTCTGCATTCCACGTTCGTTTTCACGGAAGCTGATTGCGGGAATCAGATTCATGAAGGGATCGGAATCCGTGTTGGTCATGTGAGGACCGACGGCCGCAGGATAATCCGTGGCGTATTTCTCATTGGCCGCCCGGAAAAAGAAGGCCAGCTTCATCGCATCGTCGGCGAACTTGGAGGTGGACTGGAATTCGATGTTGACGTCGGCTTCGGGCCGCTGCTCGGGGTTCCAGGTACCGTCGGGGCGTGGCATGCCGTGATCCCACATCATCATGTCGTGCTGGATCATCCCCAGCCATCTGGGCTCGGGATATTTTTTAGATCCCGGAGGATCTTCCTTGCCCTGAAGAGCCGCGCGTTGCGCCACATAGGCCCGAGCGCCGTTCAGGCCGCTCTCCTCGTTATTCCACAGGGCGAACCGAATGGAACGATCGGTCTGGACATCGGGCATGTTGAAAATACGAGCCAGTTCCATAACCAGCGCGGTGCCGGAACCATCGTCGTTAACGGCTTCACCCCAGCCGATTCCATCCATGTGCCCGGCAACAATGTACATCTCTTCCGGATGAGTAGCGCCGACCTTCGTGCAGTACACCTCTTCGCGTGGCCCATTCTTGCTGGGTTCGACGTTGAGTTCTCTGAGCCGGGCATCGGGCTGGCGGTTGGGATCATTGTTGACACCGACAGCGGCCGAAACCCCGTATACCCGGCTGCCGCCCGGCCCGTTGACGATCTCACCGCTTTCGACCACTTTGGCCTGGCGTCCGACGCCGCCCACACCGCGTGCGACTTGACCGCGTGGAGCAGCCGCCTGCGCACCCGCTGCACCCGCCGCGCCCCGGCCGCCCCTTGCGCCCGCGGCTTGCGGCACCGGATTCTCCGGATACATATACTTCACTCTCTCGGTATTGGTGCAGCCATAGCTCTTGAGCTGAGCGTCGATCCAATCGACAGCTTTTCGATTTCGTTCCGTGCCCTGACGCCGGTCGCCGAACTGGGCGAGTCCCCGCAACGTCGCTTTGTATCGTTCCAGGTCCAAACGTCCCGCCAAAGTCTTTACCGGATCGTCGACAGCCGCCTGCGAACGTTGTCTGCTTTGTAACAGAAATGGAGCAATCAGAAGGAGCACACCAACCGCAACCGCCGTCAGAGCGCTCGACCGCATGTCGTTTTTCACCTCAAAGCCTGAAATCAATCGAGTGGTAGTTTACTTGGAAGGATTTTTGGCGGGGAGTTATTTCCAACCTGCATTTATTATACTGCCGCTACCCCGCAAGAAACAGACTGTTGCGAGCTCTCACACTCCGCTACATTGTGCCGATCGCATGAAAAAGAACTTCAAAGGTTCCCCGGCACGGGCAACGGAGGACCGCCGGACCGTACTCGCCCGGATTCTCGATACGCCGCACCTCGAGCGCGTTGTCCCGCAAATGCAGCCCGAGTTGCTTCATCGCGTGATCCAGAGTTGCGGCCTCGAAGATTGCGGCGAACTCGTGATGCTGGCGACGCCCGGGCAGCTCGCGCGGATCTTCGATCTCGACCTCTGGCAGCCGGCAGAACCGGGCATGGACGACCGGTTCGATGCCGATCGCTTTGGCGTATGGCTCGAGGTGCTGGCGGAATCCGGCGCCGGTGCGGCGGCGCAGAAGCTTGCATCGATGAGCGCCGCTCTTGTAATTGCCGGACTTGCGCAACACGTGCGGGTCTTCGACGGCGCGGTGGTTACGCCATATCGGACAACGGACGGGATCGAGGTCACACCGTTGCCAGACATTGATGGGCTCGTGTGCGACGTCGGCGGCTATAGGGTCGTTGCGAAGCGCACGGACTCGTGGGACGCGATCGTTGAAATTCTTATCGCGCTCGATGCGGAACACTCCGGCTATTTCGATACAGTGATGCGCGGATGCCGCGCGCTATCCAATGCCGGATACGAGGTCGATGGGCTGGATGACCTTCTTGTTCAAGAGCAACAGGCCATGTTCGACCTGGAACTCGATCGGGAACACCGGCGGGACAGACAGGGATATGTAACGCCGGCCCAGGCTCGGGCATTTCTTGAGATGTCGCGCAGAGTTCAACTCGAATCCGCAGCCATGCCGCCGGAAAATCCGCTCGCACGAGCGTATTTCCGCTCGCTCAACCAGCGGGCGGCAGATCGGAAAGCGCCAGGGGATACCCCATCCGCGGCTACCGGCAACGCTGCCGCTGCCTTGGCCGATGTACTTCTCGAAGCTGGAATCATCGCGCAACCGCCTCGCGCACTGCTCAAGGGCTCACAGGACACCGCGGATGAACTAGTAACTCTCCGGCACATCCGGGAACACATGCAGCTTGCGTTCGATCGTGATCACGCCGCATACGCAAGACGAAACGAAGAACTCACCTACCTCGCGAACACCGTTATGGCGGGCTGCGCTCTGCAAGGCAGGCCATTCACAGCCCAGGAGGCGTGGGATGCGGCCGTTGCAGTTTGCAACCTGGGGCTCGAGAACTGGCCGCCGTTGTGGAGTCCTCCAGACGGTCTTGTCACTGTGTTTCAGGCCGGGTGGACGGTCCTTCATGAGCAGGCCGGCATATTCGCTGCCAGGAGACTCCTGGAAATCCTCGCAGGTTTGCAGTGTAGCGACCGCGATATTCAGAACGAACTCCATGCCCTTCGCATCAAGCTGTCGGCAGCCTGCCGGTCAGGAACGCCATGGCTTGCTCGCGGCGCGCTGGATGTCATTGCGATCCTCGACACAACGGCATGGGCGGCACTGCTCGGCCTGATCGCGGAATTCCCGGTACTCCACGCCGCCGCCGGCGCGTCGGCTTTTGAATTTATCTCGGAGAACAGCCAGATTACTGTCATCCGCAAGTTCATTCAATCACTGCCGGAAATGCTGCGATAAAAGACTGTTTGAACTTTCCGCCTGGGTTAGGCGGGGAGTGGCCATTACCATGACACTCGGCATTGGAACAAATCGGAAAATGTTTGCCGAAAACATCGATGCACAGCACACTTGGGAATGCTTAAGAACACCATCTGCGCAGCGGCTCTGTTCATCACCACGGGTTTGCCTTTATCCGCGTTCGGCTCGATCCCGATGTTCAAACCAATGCAAACGCCGGAACCCTCGTTTGAGGCAGCCGCGATCAAGCCGACGCCTCCCGACTCTCGGGCAAGATATACAACGATGCTCGGAGCGCATCAATTTCAGGCGAAAGGCTACACCCTCAAAGGGCTGATCGCGGCGGCATACAGTCTGCCGCCGCGAGCGGTGTCCGGAGGTGCGGATTGGACCGATGTCGAACGCTATGACATCCTCGCCGCGACGCCGGGTGAAACCCGCCCCACTGTGGATCAACAAATGGCAATGGTCCGGACCTTACTGACCGAGAGGTTTGGCCTTAAATTTCACACCGAGCCGAAGGAATTTTCCGCATATCTCCTGACGGTTGCCAGGGGCGGAACCCGGATGAAGGAAGCCGCAGCACCGGATACACAGCCGATGCTCGTCGCCACTGTGTGGCCGGGCGACCGCATCGTGCTGCCGGCCCGCAACGCAACAATGGCGCAGTTGGCCGCCACGTTACAACGCGCGATCCTGGATCGTCCGGTTCTGGACAAGACGGACCTGACCGGAGCTTATGATTTCGATCTCGAATGGACCTATGACGATACCCAATTCAGCGGAAATCTGCCGCCGATAGCATCCCAGAATTCCGGTAAACCGGACCTGTTTGCCGCGCTTCAGCAACAGCTTGGACTGCGGTTGGAGTCTTCGAAAGCGGCGATCGACACCATCGTCATCGATAGCGTGCAAAAACCCTCGGAGAATTAAGGAATCTATTGCACCATTGGTGCAATAGATTCCTTGTGTCCTTCCCCTTTTACTCAGTTCTGAACAGCGTAAACGAGCAGTTTCGGATTATTGGCGCCGGGCGCGGCAGGGGCCGGCGGGGCACCGTTTCCACGTTGAGCCGCAGCTGCAGTTGCCTCTTGTTGAGGTGGTGCGCCACGTCCCGCACTCCCAGTTCCTGGTGCGGCGCCACGTCCGCGTCCACCGCCTCCACCGCGTTGAGGAGCGCCGGTTCCACCCATGACGGCGATGTATTGCTTGCCGTCCATCATGTAGGTCATCGGCGGGCCGGTGCCGGCAGTCACCGGCATCGCCATATCGAGAAGCTGTTCACCCTTGTCGGCAGTAAATGCTTTCAGATGGCCGTTGCCGAGCGTCTGGAAAACGAGGTTTGAAGCCAGCGATAGCGTGCCGCCGCCGGACTGCCCGCCGCCGGGCGCGAACCATCGTTCCTTTTGTGTTGCTGGGTCCCAGGCGGTGAGAATGCCGCCGCGCACTTTGCTGCCGTCGGGATTCTTGCGGTCGGGTCCGTGCGGAGGGGGCGACGCCATCGGGGTACCGCCGCGGGCTCCACCCAGATTGAGACCGAAGTTCTGGCTTCCTGGAGTCGGAGAGAACGTGTCAGAGGCAACGAAGCTGAATGTGTTCTCGACCGCGATCGGAACATAAATCAGACCGGTGTTCGGATTGAATGACATCTGCGACGTGTTGTGCATCTGCACCGGATAAACCGTCACACCTTTTTTCGAAGAGTAAAGCGCGTCGGGATGAACATTGGGACGCCCGGTTTTCGGATCGATTCCGGTAGCCCAGCTCACCTGAGACATCTCGGACGCCGAGATGAATTCGCCGTTCGTGCGATCGATCACGTAGAAGTAGCCGTTCTTGTTCGCCTGCATGACGACCTTGCGATTGCGGCCGTCGATTTTGATATCCGCAAGGAGCAGGTGCTGAATGGCGTCATAGTCCCACTCGTCTCCGGGCGTGCATTGGTAATGCCACTTCAATTGTCCGGTATCTGCGTTCAGGGCGATGATCGATGCGACGTAGAGATTGTCCAGGCGCGTCGCCTGCCTGCCGCCATTACGAACGTCCGCGGACCAGACTGCGCCATTCCCGGTTCCGACATACAAAAGGTTCTCATCGGGATCGTAGGCCATGCCGTCCCAGATCGATCCGCCGCCGCCCTGCTTCCACCATTCGCCGCCCCAGGTTTTCGCTGCGGCTTCCATGGCTTTGCTCTCGAATCCCTTCGCAGGGTCTCCCGGCGTGACGTAGAACTTCCACAGCTCTTTGCCGGTGTTCACATCGAAGGCGGAAATGTATCCCCGGAATGGAGGAAATTCGGCGCCGGCATTCCCGATGAAAACTTTGCCCTTCGCGACACGCGCCGCAATCGTGATGGAGTATGAAGAAATCTCACCCTCTTTCGGCTGCGGAATCGCCCATGTCGACCACAACAGTTTTCCGGTCGCGGCATCCAAAGCCTGCATCCGGCCATCGATCACGGGGACGAGCACCTTGCCTTCGTATAGCGCAACGCCGCGGCTATTCACACCACAACAGAGGCGCGATTTACCCTGCTGCGTCATCGTGCGGTCCGCTTCCGGGTCATAGCGCCATATCTGTTTGCCGGTTTTCGCGTCGACTGCGGCAACAATGCTCCAGTTGGTGATGGTATAGAGGACGCCGTTCGAATAGAGAGGCGTCGCCTGCTGGTTGCCGCCGCCGGTTCCCAGTTCGTAAGACCAGGCCAGGCTCAATTTGCCCACGTTTTCGGGATTGATCTGAGTCATCGGGCTGTACCGGTTTTCGTTCCAATTCATCCCGTTGCTCAACCAGTCCGTACTTTTTCCTGCGTTCTTGAGCGTCTTATCGTCGATCTTCTTGACCTGTTGTTGCTGAACTTTACCTGATGCTGCGCCCTGCCGGGCTTGCGCTTCGCGCAACGTCGCCCATGTAAAAAGGAAAATCCCGGGAAGTCCCAGGAGAAGCCATTTCACTCGCTGTGCCGTCATAAGTGCTCCCTTTAAGGTGAAAGAGTCTCAGTGGGGATATCAGACCTATCCGAGGGTGTCAAGACCATATCAAAGAAAGGGTTCATTGGAAGTTGGATCATTGGAGGTTTCTGCATTTCAAATTAGGAATGAAAAAATCTCGAGTGATGCAACTTCCAATAGAGCCAAAATGACTTTGCGACTTTTGAACCAATACCCCACTCCGGTTGTCCATGACACATGCCGGCAATTACCGCGTTTATCGGGGGGCTGATTGTCTTCTTCGTGGGATTGCAAGTCCAGCCGGATCCGCTGCGGGGGGCGATGGAAGGAACCGTCGTTCGTTCAGGCGCGGCCACTTCTGAGCCGATACCGAACGCGAGAGTCGAGCTCAAGCCGGGAACTTTTCGACAGCGACGGACCTCAACGGAGCCTTCCGCTTCCTGAACGTGCCGCCGGGCGAATACACGGTTTCGGTGTCGCACGCCGGATTCGTTCTGATGCAGGATCCCCGGCGGGGCGTGACCGCGTCCGGCTTCAAGATTGGCCTCAGCGGCGGTCAGACTTTGAGGAATATCGTGCTGCCGATGGCGGCCGCGCCGGTGATTTCGGGAACCGTTGTCGGCCCGGACGGTCAACCGCTGGCTGCTGCGCTGGTGCGCGCCTACGTCCGACAGTACACGCCCTACGGGACGCGGATGCGGGTCGTGAAAAAAGGCATGACGGACGATCTGGGAGCATTCCGATTGTCCGGCCTGTCTTTCGGCGAATACTTCGTCAGCGCAGGATACGGCGACCGTGAGCGCGCGGAAGCCGTCGGAAAAACGCAATTGAGCGCAAATGTGTCCCGCGCAGACGACGGCTATGTCACGCAGTTCTACGATGGGACCGGGGAGCTTTCGTACGCGCGTCCGGTCCGTCTCGCCCCGGATTTCGATGACGGAGGGGTCACGATCTACCTGAAGGAACCAGCCCGATTCCGAATACACGGCCAGGTCGTTCCTCCACTGGCCGGAGTCAAAATTGCGATAGTTCCGAAAGGCAGCGACCTGGCGGAAGCCACTTCCTTTGTGCAGACGGGTGCGGGCGGCGCGTTCGAAATCCGCGGTGTTTCGCCGGGAACTTATTTGCTGCTGGGCACAATTATATCGGCGTACGGATCCTTTTCGTCGGACGTCATGACACTCAACGTAAAGGACAGTGATCTCGACGGCATACGCATGGCTCTGATCATGACGCAGCGCGTCTCCGGTGGAGTGACTTTGGATTTCGGTCAGCCGATCAACTTCGCCGCGCCGCATGTCCGGCTGGTACGCAGCACGATCGAATTCGATCAGACACTGACAGAAGATGTGAAGCCGGACGGCACGTTTGCTTTCGCAGACGTTCCCGCCGGCGAGTGGGACATCGTGGTCGAACCGATTCCGCCGGGTATGTATGTGAAAAGCATCAACTCGGCCGGACGCAACCTCCTTTCCGGAGGCAACAGGCTTTCCGGGAGCGCACCGATCCAGATCGTTGTCGCACCCGCTCCCGATACGTTGGACGTGCAGGTCACCAACGGGGCGGACCCGGCGATTGGCGCTCAAGTAGCGGTCGTACCCGCCGCTACTTTACGCCGGCGGGCCGATCGTTATTTCACGGGCTTTACGGACAGCTCCGGCCATCTTCGTTTGAGCGCCCTTCCGCCCGGCACCTACACCGTTTATGCGTTCGAGCG
This region includes:
- a CDS encoding BamA/TamA family outer membrane protein — its product is MYRWFFLSLTLLLPLELLGQETVIPSAGRAAQIQEESQEKARQLASESPPASDNSLRNLGKLIHFVPIHFGVEGLGPGAGPAIHSRLLQETDGGHLALRLWGRLAIHEFYTAGAGLEFKTASPYNATFALEGSHSDLPQLEYYGPGPDSSIHNRTDFRREDTLFNLRAAVHTGHALAACRVGELLLNVGTGTNDKLASTQSVFGPDQAPGIAVQSNYLIPGCSAQIDLRDFPEDPHKGTFVAATFDRYFAQNQTRFSFSRPSIMAEQYIPFFNGKRVIALRARTELSFHSDNQVVPFYLQSTLGSDTDLRGFRRYRFYDENSIALTAEYRWEIATGLNMALFVDGGNVFHRPDQFSLAQMEGSAGFGLRFISQSDRKMLARLDMGFSREGFRVWLKVPELF
- a CDS encoding pyrimidine/purine nucleoside phosphorylase; this encodes MSAPAEFTGVTAVSKANIYFDGRVVSHTLHFPDGSKKTLGLIYPGSFEFKTDAAERMDITAGECRVRQAGQNEWKTYGAGTNFNVPAKSSFEVTVAAGIAEYVCSFE
- a CDS encoding M28 family peptidase, with the translated sequence MKNDMRSSALTAVAVGVLLLIAPFLLQSRQRSQAAVDDPVKTLAGRLDLERYKATLRGLAQFGDRRQGTERNRKAVDWIDAQLKSYGCTNTERVKYMYPENPVPQAAGARGGRGAAGAAGAQAAAPRGQVARGVGGVGRQAKVVESGEIVNGPGGSRVYGVSAAVGVNNDPNRQPDARLRELNVEPSKNGPREEVYCTKVGATHPEEMYIVAGHMDGIGWGEAVNDDGSGTALVMELARIFNMPDVQTDRSIRFALWNNEESGLNGARAYVAQRAALQGKEDPPGSKKYPEPRWLGMIQHDMMMWDHGMPRPDGTWNPEQRPEADVNIEFQSTSKFADDAMKLAFFFRAANEKYATDYPAAVGPHMTNTDSDPFMNLIPAISFRENERGMQTGGGWNPTWHQPIDVYSTFSDKDFRLGLNAAQTTLGAVGQLAGAKLKK
- a CDS encoding DUF6178 family protein, whose product is MKKNFKGSPARATEDRRTVLARILDTPHLERVVPQMQPELLHRVIQSCGLEDCGELVMLATPGQLARIFDLDLWQPAEPGMDDRFDADRFGVWLEVLAESGAGAAAQKLASMSAALVIAGLAQHVRVFDGAVVTPYRTTDGIEVTPLPDIDGLVCDVGGYRVVAKRTDSWDAIVEILIALDAEHSGYFDTVMRGCRALSNAGYEVDGLDDLLVQEQQAMFDLELDREHRRDRQGYVTPAQARAFLEMSRRVQLESAAMPPENPLARAYFRSLNQRAADRKAPGDTPSAATGNAAAALADVLLEAGIIAQPPRALLKGSQDTADELVTLRHIREHMQLAFDRDHAAYARRNEELTYLANTVMAGCALQGRPFTAQEAWDAAVAVCNLGLENWPPLWSPPDGLVTVFQAGWTVLHEQAGIFAARRLLEILAGLQCSDRDIQNELHALRIKLSAACRSGTPWLARGALDVIAILDTTAWAALLGLIAEFPVLHAAAGASAFEFISENSQITVIRKFIQSLPEMLR
- a CDS encoding TIGR03435 family protein; the encoded protein is MLKNTICAAALFITTGLPLSAFGSIPMFKPMQTPEPSFEAAAIKPTPPDSRARYTTMLGAHQFQAKGYTLKGLIAAAYSLPPRAVSGGADWTDVERYDILAATPGETRPTVDQQMAMVRTLLTERFGLKFHTEPKEFSAYLLTVARGGTRMKEAAAPDTQPMLVATVWPGDRIVLPARNATMAQLAATLQRAILDRPVLDKTDLTGAYDFDLEWTYDDTQFSGNLPPIASQNSGKPDLFAALQQQLGLRLESSKAAIDTIVIDSVQKPSEN
- a CDS encoding PQQ-dependent dehydrogenase, methanol/ethanol family, which encodes MTAQRVKWLLLGLPGIFLFTWATLREAQARQGAASGKVQQQQVKKIDDKTLKNAGKSTDWLSNGMNWNENRYSPMTQINPENVGKLSLAWSYELGTGGGNQQATPLYSNGVLYTITNWSIVAAVDAKTGKQIWRYDPEADRTMTQQGKSRLCCGVNSRGVALYEGKVLVPVIDGRMQALDAATGKLLWSTWAIPQPKEGEISSYSITIAARVAKGKVFIGNAGAEFPPFRGYISAFDVNTGKELWKFYVTPGDPAKGFESKAMEAAAKTWGGEWWKQGGGGSIWDGMAYDPDENLLYVGTGNGAVWSADVRNGGRQATRLDNLYVASIIALNADTGQLKWHYQCTPGDEWDYDAIQHLLLADIKIDGRNRKVVMQANKNGYFYVIDRTNGEFISASEMSQVSWATGIDPKTGRPNVHPDALYSSKKGVTVYPVQMHNTSQMSFNPNTGLIYVPIAVENTFSFVASDTFSPTPGSQNFGLNLGGARGGTPMASPPPHGPDRKNPDGSKVRGGILTAWDPATQKERWFAPGGGQSGGGTLSLASNLVFQTLGNGHLKAFTADKGEQLLDMAMPVTAGTGPPMTYMMDGKQYIAVMGGTGAPQRGGGGGRGRGAAPGTGSAGRGAPPQQEATAAAAQRGNGAPPAPAAPGANNPKLLVYAVQN
- a CDS encoding carboxypeptidase-like regulatory domain-containing protein, with translation MPPGEYTVSVSHAGFVLMQDPRRGVTASGFKIGLSGGQTLRNIVLPMAAAPVISGTVVGPDGQPLAAALVRAYVRQYTPYGTRMRVVKKGMTDDLGAFRLSGLSFGEYFVSAGYGDRERAEAVGKTQLSANVSRADDGYVTQFYDGTGELSYARPVRLAPDFDDGGVTIYLKEPARFRIHGQVVPPLAGVKIAIVPKGSDLAEATSFVQTGAGGAFEIRGVSPGTYLLLGTIISAYGSFSSDVMTLNVKDSDLDGIRMALIMTQRVSGGVTLDFGQPINFAAPHVRLVRSTIEFDQTLTEDVKPDGTFAFADVPAGEWDIVVEPIPPGMYVKSINSAGRNLLSGGNRLSGSAPIQIVVAPAPDTLDVQVTNGADPAIGAQVAVVPAATLRRRADRYFTGFTDSSGHLRLSALPPGTYTVYAFERIESGAYYALGANISGASPFRDRGVSVTLGDNGGKTIELKAIPAAETAGGIR